A stretch of Pseudomonas sp. LS.1a DNA encodes these proteins:
- the hslU gene encoding ATP-dependent protease ATPase subunit HslU, giving the protein MSMTPREIVHELNRHIIGQDDAKRAVAIALRNRWRRMQLPAELRAEVTPKNILMIGPTGVGKTEIARRLAKLANAPFLKVEATKFTEVGYVGRDVESIIRDLADAALKMLREQEIIRVRHRAEDAAEDRILDALLPQARVSSFAEEAAQTSTDSNTRQLFRKRLREGQLDDKEIEIEVADAVGVEIAAPPGMEEMTNQLQSLFANMGKGKRKARKLKVKEALKMVRDEEASRLVNEEELKAKALEAVEQHGIVFIDEIDKVAKRGNVGGADVSREGVQRDLLPLIEGCTVNTKLGMVKTDHILFIASGAFHLSKPSDLVPELQGRLPIRVELKALTPEDFERILQEPHASLTEQYQALLKTEGLNIEFLADGIKRLAEIAYQVNEKTENIGARRLHTLLERLLEEVSFSAGDLASTHDEAPIQIDAAYVNSHLGELAQNEDLSRYIL; this is encoded by the coding sequence ATGTCCATGACCCCCCGCGAGATCGTCCACGAACTCAACCGCCACATCATCGGCCAGGACGACGCCAAGCGCGCCGTGGCCATTGCCCTGCGCAACCGCTGGCGGCGCATGCAGCTCCCTGCCGAGCTGCGTGCCGAAGTGACACCGAAGAACATCCTGATGATCGGCCCTACCGGCGTCGGCAAGACCGAAATCGCCCGCCGCCTGGCCAAGCTGGCCAATGCGCCGTTCCTCAAGGTCGAAGCCACCAAGTTCACCGAAGTGGGCTACGTGGGCCGCGACGTCGAGTCGATCATCCGCGACCTGGCCGATGCCGCGCTGAAGATGCTGCGTGAGCAGGAAATCATCCGCGTGCGCCACCGCGCCGAAGATGCCGCCGAAGACCGCATCCTCGACGCCCTGCTGCCGCAGGCGCGGGTAAGCAGCTTCGCCGAGGAAGCCGCGCAGACCAGCACCGACTCCAACACCCGCCAACTGTTCCGCAAGCGCCTGCGCGAAGGCCAGCTGGACGACAAGGAAATCGAGATCGAAGTGGCCGATGCCGTGGGCGTGGAAATTGCCGCGCCGCCCGGCATGGAAGAAATGACCAACCAGCTGCAGAGCCTGTTCGCCAACATGGGCAAAGGCAAGCGCAAGGCGCGCAAGCTGAAGGTGAAAGAAGCGCTGAAGATGGTTCGCGATGAAGAAGCGAGCCGCCTGGTCAACGAGGAAGAGCTCAAGGCCAAGGCCCTGGAAGCGGTCGAGCAGCACGGCATCGTGTTCATCGACGAAATCGACAAGGTTGCCAAGCGTGGCAACGTTGGTGGTGCCGATGTGTCCCGTGAAGGCGTGCAGCGCGACCTGCTGCCGCTGATCGAAGGCTGCACGGTCAACACCAAGTTGGGCATGGTCAAGACCGACCACATCCTGTTCATTGCCTCGGGTGCGTTCCACCTGAGCAAGCCGAGCGACCTGGTGCCCGAGCTGCAAGGCCGCCTGCCGATCCGCGTGGAGCTCAAGGCCCTGACCCCGGAAGACTTCGAGCGCATCCTGCAGGAGCCGCACGCGTCGCTGACCGAGCAGTACCAGGCCCTGCTGAAAACCGAAGGCCTGAACATCGAGTTCCTCGCCGACGGCATCAAGCGCCTGGCCGAAATTGCCTACCAGGTCAACGAGAAGACCGAGAACATCGGTGCCCGCCGCCTGCACACCCTGCTCGAGCGGTTGCTCGAAGAGGTGTCGTTCAGCGCTGGCGACCTGGCCAGCACCCATGACGAAGCGCCGATCCAGATCGACGCGGCGTATGTGAACAGCCACCTGGGTGAGCTGGCGCAGAACGAAGACCTGTCGCGTTACATCCTGTAA
- a CDS encoding gamma-butyrobetaine hydroxylase-like domain-containing protein — MARLPTAINLHKASKTLSLTYAPGEVYHLPAEFLRVHSPSAEVQGHGNPILQFGKINVGLIGLEPAGQYALKLTFDDGHDSGLFTWEYLEQLCLRQEQLWAEYLDELHKAGKSRDPAESVVKLML; from the coding sequence ATGGCCCGCCTGCCCACCGCCATCAACCTGCACAAAGCCTCGAAAACCCTCAGCCTCACCTACGCCCCCGGCGAGGTCTACCACCTGCCCGCCGAATTCCTGCGCGTGCATTCCCCCTCCGCCGAGGTCCAGGGCCACGGCAACCCCATCCTGCAGTTCGGCAAGATCAACGTCGGCCTCATCGGCCTGGAACCTGCCGGCCAATATGCACTGAAACTGACCTTCGACGACGGCCATGACAGCGGTCTGTTCACCTGGGAATACCTCGAACAGCTGTGCCTGCGCCAGGAACAGCTGTGGGCCGAGTACCTCGACGAACTGCACAAGGCCGGAAAGTCCCGCGACCCCGCCGAGTCGGTGGTCAAACTCATGCTCTAG
- the phaC gene encoding class II poly(R)-hydroxyalkanoic acid synthase, with protein MSNKNNDELQRQASENTLGLNPVIGIRRKDLLSSARTVLRQAVRQPLHSAKHVAHFGLELKNVLLGKSSLAPESDDRRFNDPAWSNNPLYRRYLQTYLAWRKELQDWIGSSDLSPQDISRGQFVINLMTEAMAPTNTLSNPAAVKRFFETGGKSLLDGLSNLAKDLVNNGGMPSQVNMDAFEVGKNLGTSEGAVVYRNDVLELIQYSPITEQVHARPLLVVPPQINKFYVFDLSPEKSLARYCLRSQQQTFIISWRNPTKAQREWGLSTYIDALKEAVDAVLAITGSKDLNMLGACSGGITCTALVGHYAALGENKVHALTLLVSVLDTTMDNQVALFVDEQTLEAAKRHSYQAGVLEGSEMAKVFAWMRPNDLIWNYWVNNYLLGNEPPVFDILFWNNDTTRLPAAFHGDLIEMFKSNPLTRPDALEVCGTPIDLKKVQCDIFSVAGTADHITPWQSCYRSAHLFGGKIEFVLSNSGHIQSILNPPGNPKARFMTGADRPGDPVAWQENATKHADSWWLHWQSWLGERAGELKKAPTRLGNRAYAAGEAAPGTYVHER; from the coding sequence ATGAGTAACAAGAACAACGATGAGCTGCAGCGGCAGGCCTCGGAAAACACCCTGGGGCTGAACCCGGTCATCGGTATCCGTCGCAAGGACCTGTTGAGCTCGGCACGCACCGTGCTGCGCCAGGCCGTGCGCCAACCGCTGCACAGCGCCAAGCATGTGGCCCACTTTGGCCTGGAACTGAAGAACGTACTGCTGGGCAAGTCCAGCCTTGCCCCGGAAAGCGACGACCGTCGCTTCAATGACCCGGCCTGGAGCAACAACCCGCTTTACCGCCGCTACCTGCAAACCTACCTGGCCTGGCGCAAAGAGCTGCAGGACTGGATCGGCAGCAGCGACCTGTCGCCCCAGGACATCAGCCGCGGCCAGTTCGTCATCAACCTGATGACCGAGGCCATGGCACCGACCAACACCCTGTCCAACCCGGCAGCGGTCAAACGCTTCTTCGAAACCGGCGGCAAGAGCCTGCTCGATGGCCTGTCCAACCTGGCCAAGGACCTGGTCAACAACGGCGGCATGCCGAGCCAGGTGAACATGGACGCCTTCGAGGTGGGCAAGAACCTGGGCACCAGCGAAGGTGCCGTGGTGTACCGCAACGATGTGCTGGAGCTGATCCAGTACAGCCCCATCACCGAGCAGGTGCATGCCCGCCCGCTGCTGGTGGTGCCACCGCAGATCAACAAGTTCTACGTATTCGACCTGAGCCCGGAAAAGAGCCTGGCGCGCTACTGCCTGCGCTCGCAGCAGCAGACCTTCATCATCAGCTGGCGCAACCCGACCAAGGCCCAGCGCGAATGGGGCCTGTCCACCTACATCGATGCACTCAAGGAAGCAGTCGACGCGGTGCTGGCGATTACCGGCAGCAAAGACCTGAACATGCTCGGTGCCTGCTCCGGCGGCATCACCTGCACGGCGTTGGTGGGCCACTATGCCGCCCTTGGCGAGAACAAGGTCCATGCCCTGACCCTGCTGGTCAGCGTGCTGGACACCACCATGGACAACCAGGTCGCGCTGTTCGTCGACGAGCAGACCCTGGAGGCCGCCAAGCGTCACTCGTACCAGGCTGGCGTGCTCGAAGGCAGCGAGATGGCCAAGGTGTTCGCCTGGATGCGCCCCAACGACCTGATCTGGAATTACTGGGTCAACAACTACCTGCTCGGCAACGAGCCGCCGGTATTCGACATCCTGTTCTGGAACAACGACACCACGCGTCTGCCGGCCGCCTTCCACGGCGACCTCATCGAAATGTTCAAGAGCAACCCGCTGACCCGCCCGGACGCCCTGGAAGTGTGCGGTACGCCGATCGACCTGAAAAAAGTGCAGTGCGACATCTTCAGCGTAGCGGGCACCGCCGACCACATCACCCCGTGGCAGTCGTGCTATCGCTCGGCACACCTGTTCGGCGGCAAGATCGAGTTCGTGCTGTCCAACAGCGGCCATATCCAGAGCATCCTCAACCCACCGGGCAACCCCAAGGCACGCTTCATGACCGGTGCCGATCGCCCGGGTGACCCGGTGGCCTGGCAGGAAAACGCCACCAAGCATGCAGACTCCTGGTGGCTGCACTGGCAAAGCTGGCTGGGCGAGCGTGCCGGCGAGCTGAAAAAGGCGCCGACCCGCCTGGGCAACCGAGCCTATGCCGCCGGCGAAGCCGCCCCGGGCACCTACGTTCACGAGCGTTGA
- the phaZ gene encoding poly(3-hydroxyalkanoate) depolymerase, translated as MPQPYIFRTVELDNQSIRTAVRPGKPHLTPLLIFNGIGANLELVFPFIEALDPDLEVIAFDVPGVGGSSTPRHPYRFPGLAKLTARMLDYLDYGQVNVIGVSWGGALAQQFAHDYPERCKKLVLAATAAGAVMVPGKPKVLWMMASPRRYVQPSHVIRIAPTIYGGGFRRDPELAMQHAAKVRSGGKMGYYWQLFAGLGWTSIHWLHKIQQPTLVLAGDDDPLIPLINMRLLAWRIPNAQLHIIDDGHLFLITRAEAVAPIIMKFLQQERQRAVMHPRPASGV; from the coding sequence ATGCCGCAACCCTATATCTTCAGGACCGTCGAGCTGGACAACCAGTCCATTCGCACCGCCGTCCGCCCGGGCAAACCGCACCTGACGCCGCTGCTGATCTTCAACGGCATCGGCGCGAACCTGGAGCTGGTGTTTCCGTTCATCGAAGCACTGGACCCGGACCTGGAAGTCATTGCCTTCGACGTGCCCGGGGTCGGCGGCTCGTCCACGCCGCGCCACCCGTACCGCTTCCCCGGGCTGGCCAAACTGACAGCACGCATGCTCGATTACCTCGACTATGGCCAGGTCAATGTCATCGGCGTGTCCTGGGGCGGCGCCCTGGCCCAGCAGTTCGCCCACGATTACCCCGAGCGCTGCAAGAAGCTGGTGCTGGCCGCCACTGCCGCCGGTGCGGTGATGGTGCCGGGCAAGCCCAAGGTGCTGTGGATGATGGCCAGCCCACGGCGCTACGTACAGCCGTCGCATGTCATCCGCATTGCGCCGACGATCTATGGCGGCGGCTTCCGGCGTGACCCGGAGCTGGCCATGCAGCATGCCGCCAAGGTGCGCTCCGGCGGCAAGATGGGCTACTACTGGCAGCTGTTCGCCGGGCTTGGCTGGACCAGCATCCACTGGCTGCACAAGATCCAGCAGCCAACCCTGGTGCTGGCCGGCGACGACGACCCGCTGATCCCGCTGATCAACATGCGCCTGCTGGCCTGGCGAATTCCCAATGCCCAGCTACACATTATCGACGACGGCCATCTGTTCCTGATCACCCGGGCCGAGGCCGTCGCCCCGATCATCATGAAGTTCCTTCAACAAGAACGACAGCGCGCCGTCATGCACCCTCGCCCGGCTTCGGGAGTGTGA
- the phaC gene encoding class II poly(R)-hydroxyalkanoic acid synthase gives MKDKPAKGTPTLPATSMNVQNAILGLRGRDLISTLRNVSRQSLRHPLHTAHHLLALGGQLGRVMLGDTPYQPNPRDPRFNDPTWSQNPFYRRGLQAYLAWQKQTRLWIEESHLDDDDRARAHFLFNLINDALAPSNSLLNPLAVKEMFNSGGLSLVRGVAHLLDDLRHNDGLPRQVDERAFEVGGNLAATAGAVVFRNELLELIQYKPMSEKQHARPLLVVPPQINKFYIFDLSSTNSFVQYMLKSGLQVFMVSWRNPDPRHREWGLSSYVQALEEALNACRSISGNRDPNLMGACAGGLTMAALQGHLQAKHQLRRVRSATYLVSLLDSKFESPASLFADEQTIEAAKRRSYQRGVLDGAEVARIFAWMRPNDLIWNYWVNNYLLGKTPPAFDILYWNADSTRLPAALHGDLLDFFKHNPLTHPAGLEVCGTPIDLQKVELDSFTVAGSNDHITPWDAVYRSALLLGGDRRFVLANSGHIQSIINPPGNPKAYYLANPKLSSDPRAWFHDAKRSEGSWWPLWLEWITARSGPLKAPRSELGNTTYPPLGPAPGTYVLTR, from the coding sequence ATGAAAGACAAACCGGCCAAAGGAACGCCAACGCTTCCCGCCACCAGCATGAACGTGCAGAACGCCATCCTCGGCCTGCGCGGCCGGGACCTGATTTCCACGCTGCGCAATGTCAGCCGCCAGAGCTTGCGCCACCCGCTGCACACCGCGCATCACCTGTTGGCTCTGGGCGGCCAGCTGGGCCGGGTGATGCTGGGTGACACACCGTATCAGCCGAACCCGCGCGATCCACGCTTCAACGACCCTACATGGAGCCAGAACCCATTCTACCGCCGTGGCCTGCAGGCCTACCTGGCCTGGCAGAAGCAGACCCGCCTGTGGATCGAGGAAAGCCACCTGGACGACGATGACCGCGCCCGTGCGCACTTCCTGTTCAACCTGATCAACGATGCGTTGGCACCGAGCAACTCGCTCCTCAACCCGCTGGCGGTCAAGGAGATGTTCAACAGCGGAGGCCTGAGCCTGGTACGCGGCGTGGCCCACCTGCTCGATGATCTGCGCCACAATGACGGCCTGCCACGCCAGGTCGACGAACGCGCTTTCGAAGTAGGCGGCAACCTGGCCGCGACCGCCGGCGCCGTGGTGTTCCGCAACGAGCTGCTGGAACTGATCCAGTACAAGCCGATGAGCGAAAAGCAGCACGCCAGGCCACTGCTGGTGGTGCCGCCGCAGATCAACAAGTTCTACATCTTCGACCTCAGCTCGACCAACAGCTTCGTCCAGTACATGCTCAAGAGCGGCCTGCAGGTATTCATGGTCAGCTGGCGCAACCCCGACCCGCGCCACCGCGAGTGGGGCCTGTCCAGCTATGTGCAGGCCCTGGAAGAAGCGCTCAACGCCTGCCGCAGCATCAGCGGCAACCGCGACCCCAACCTGATGGGCGCCTGCGCCGGCGGCCTGACCATGGCCGCGTTGCAGGGCCACCTGCAGGCCAAGCACCAACTGCGCCGGGTGCGCAGCGCCACCTACCTGGTCAGCCTGCTGGACAGCAAGTTCGAAAGCCCAGCCAGCCTGTTCGCCGACGAGCAAACCATCGAGGCCGCCAAGCGCCGCTCCTACCAGCGCGGCGTGCTGGATGGCGCCGAGGTGGCGCGGATCTTTGCCTGGATGCGGCCCAACGACCTGATCTGGAACTACTGGGTCAACAACTACCTGCTCGGCAAGACACCACCGGCCTTCGACATCCTGTACTGGAACGCCGACAGCACGCGCCTGCCCGCCGCGCTGCATGGCGACCTGCTGGACTTCTTCAAGCACAACCCGCTGACCCACCCCGCCGGCCTGGAGGTATGCGGCACCCCCATCGACCTGCAGAAGGTCGAGCTGGACAGCTTCACCGTGGCCGGCAGCAACGATCACATCACCCCGTGGGACGCGGTGTACCGCTCGGCCTTGCTGCTGGGGGGCGACCGGCGCTTCGTGCTGGCCAATAGCGGGCACATCCAGAGCATCATCAACCCGCCCGGCAACCCCAAGGCCTACTACCTGGCCAACCCCAAACTGTCCAGCGACCCGCGCGCCTGGTTCCACGACGCCAAGCGCAGCGAAGGCAGCTGGTGGCCGTTGTGGCTGGAGTGGATCACCGCGCGCTCCGGCCCGCTCAAGGCACCGCGCAGCGAGCTGGGCAATACCACCTACCCACCGCTGGGCCCAGCGCCGGGCACTTACGTGCTGACCCGATGA
- a CDS encoding TetR/AcrR family transcriptional regulator: MKTRDRILECALQLFNQQGEPNVSTLEIANELGISPGNLYYHFHGKEPLVLGLFERFEEALMPLLDPPLEVRLDAEDYWLFLHLIVERMAQYRFLFQDLSNLTGRLPKLARGMRSLINALKRTLAALLASLKGQGLVESDTQALGQLVEQITLTLMFSLDYQRVLGRDGDVGIVVYQVMMLVAPHLQAQARGAAEQLAVRYLEG; encoded by the coding sequence ATGAAGACTCGCGACCGTATCCTCGAATGCGCCCTGCAACTGTTCAACCAGCAGGGCGAACCGAACGTATCCACCCTGGAGATTGCCAACGAACTGGGCATCAGCCCCGGCAACCTTTACTACCACTTCCACGGCAAGGAGCCGTTGGTGCTGGGGCTGTTCGAGCGCTTTGAAGAAGCGCTGATGCCCTTGCTCGACCCGCCGCTGGAGGTACGCCTGGACGCCGAGGACTACTGGCTGTTCCTGCACCTGATCGTCGAGCGCATGGCGCAGTACCGTTTCCTGTTCCAGGACCTGTCGAACCTGACCGGGCGCCTGCCCAAACTGGCCCGCGGCATGCGCAGCCTGATCAACGCGCTCAAGCGCACGCTGGCGGCATTGCTGGCCAGCCTCAAGGGCCAGGGGCTGGTTGAGAGCGATACCCAGGCGCTGGGGCAACTGGTGGAGCAGATCACCCTGACGCTGATGTTCTCACTGGATTACCAGCGGGTACTGGGGCGCGATGGGGATGTGGGGATTGTGGTGTACCAGGTGATGATGCTGGTGGCGCCGCATCTGCAGGCTCAGGCGCGGGGGGCGGCGGAGCAGTTGGCGGTGCGCTACCTGGAGGGTTAA